GCGACTGTATGTCCAGAAAGTCCTGCCGGAGTCTGGGCAGGTGGTTCTCGGTTCAGAGGATGACCTGACGCAGAGCGCATGCGAGCTGCGCGAGCTCAATCTCCTCGAGCCGACTCTGGCCCAAGCTTCGAGTCATGCCAATGTGAAAATTCGCTATGCGACGCCGGCTACCCAGGCGACGATCGTTCCGATGGGCGATGGGCGGCTTCGAGTGAACTTCGTGAAACCGCAACGGGCATTGAGTCCCGGCCAATCGGCGGTCCTCTATGACGGAGAGCGTGTGCTCGGTGGCGGCATTATTCAACGTGTTTGAGCATTCCGGGCCTCCATCCTGTTTCACATAACACCTGAAAAGAGCCGAGCAGGGGAGAGCGTCCAGCGAGAGCCTTCGGAAGTCGCGCGCTGCACGAACAACGAAGACGCCTCCATCACTCAATTACTTTCTCCCACCTTGACAGTACCCGCGTCCGGATGCTAACTTGGCGCGCTTTTTGTCGTGCCCACCGCACGCAAGCTTCCCGTTTACTCAAAACACGGTAACGGACAGTCATTGTGATTAAGATAGCCGTCGCACGTCGATACGCCAAAGCCCTGTTCGATCTTTTGGATCGGCAAAACATTGAACCAGCTCGCCTTGCCTTACACGGACTTGGGGATGCTTATAGTGGTTCGGCTGAATTGCGCCACGCCATCGCATCACCCGCGTTCCCCGAAGAAAGCAAGCTGAGCATCCTCACGGCCATGGCCGAGCGTTTGGGTTGCCCGCCAGTGGGCAAGACCTTCCTCGACCAGTTGGTGAAGAAAAACCGTGTCGGATTCCTTCCCGAGATCGCGGATGCCTTCTCGAAGCTGGTAGACGAATCCAAAGGCACGGAACAAGTGGTCGTGTCCTCGGCCAGCGCCCTGCCGGCATCCGAACAGGAACGGATCAAGGCCCGGCTGCGGGACATGTTGAAGCGAGAAGTGGACGTCACCTTTCAGTCTGAGTCTTCCCATGTGGCCGGCCTGCACATTCGGTTGGGTAGCACCGTTGTGGACAGCACGGTCCGGGGACGATTGACCGCTATGCAGCAGTTGTTGACGAAGGAGTAGCCATGCAGATCAAGGCAGAAGAAATCAGCTCTATCATTAAAGAGAAGATCAAGGGCTTCGACAAGCAAGTCGACGTCAGCCAGACCGGCTCGGTCATCCAGGTCGGAGACGGTATTGCCAAGATCTATGGCCTCGACGGTGCTATGGCCGGAGAAATGTTGGAGTTCCCGGGCGGCCTCTACGGTATCGCTCTCAACCTCGAGGAAGACAACGTCGGCGCCGTGTTGATGGGCGACGATGTCGGCATCAAGGAAGGTGACCCCGTCAAGCGGACCGGCCGCATTGCAGAAATTCCAGTGGGTGAAGCCCTGGTGGGACGGGTGGTGAACGCGATCGGTCAGCCGATCGACGGCAAAGGGCCGATCACCTCGCCACATTCTTCGCGTATCGAAGTCGTCGCCCCCGGCGTCAACACTCGTCAATCGGTTCGTGAACCTTTGCAGACGGGAATCAAAGCGATCGACGCAATGATTCCAATCGGCCGCGGTCAGCGCGAGTTGATCATCGGCGACCGTCAAACCGGTAAGACCGCCATTGCCATCGATACCATCATCAATCAAAAGGGCCTCGGCGTGTTTTGTATTTATGTCGCCATCGGCCAGAAACGGTCGACGGTGGCGCGGGTGGTCAAGACCTTGGAAGAGAACCATGCGATGGAATACAGCATGGTCGTGTCCGCGACCGCCAGCGACGCGGCTCCGATGCAGTTCTTAGCTCCGTTCGCCGGTGCCGCGATCGGCGAATACTTCCGCGACAACGGCAAGCATGCTCTGATCGTGTACGACGACTTGTCCAAGCACGCGGTGGCCTATCGCCAGTTGTCGCTGCTGTTGCGCCGTCCTCCCGGACGCGAAGCATATCCCGGTGACGTGTTCTATCTGCACTCTCGCTTGTTGGAGCGTGCCGCAAAACTCAGCGACAAGCTCGGCGGAGGGAGTCTCACGGCGCTTCCCATTATCGAAACGCAAGCCGGCGACGTGTCGGCGTACATTCCGACCAACGTCATTTCCATCACCGACGGACAGATCTATCTCGGCAGCGACCTCTTCTATTCCGGCATCCGTCCGGCGATCAACGTCGGGTTGTCGGTGTCGCGCGTCGGTGGTTCAGCCCAGATCAAGACCATGAAACAGGTGGCCGGTACTCTTCGGCTCGATTTGGCTCAGTATCGTGAAATGGCGGCATTCGCGCAGTTCGGCAGCGAACTCGACAAGGCGACCCAAATGCAGCTCGCCCGCGGCGTTCGCATGGTGGAGCTCCTGAAACAGGGGCAGTATAAGCCGATGCCGGTAGCCGACCAGGTGTTATCGATTTACGCCGGGGTCAACGGATTTCTGGACGATGTGCCGGTCGATAAGGTGCAGCAGTTCGAGTCCGACTTCCTGCATTACATCGCGCAGAACCATCAGGATGTCCGCAAGGAGATCACGACGATCGGCAAGATCGACGATAAGGTGGGCGGCAAGCTCAAGGACATTCTGAAGACCTTCAAGCAAAAAATGGGGTACGGCGCCAAGTAGCCATCTGCGTGCAGCGATCGGCTCCAAGCTGAGCGCTGACTACCGACTGCTGAAAGCTCAGACACATGCCAAGCCTACAAAGTCTTCGCCGCAAGATTTCGGCGTTCAAGAACACTCAGAAGATCACCAAGGCCATGAAAATGGTTGCGGCTGCCAAGCTGAAGCGATCGCAAGATCGTATTCTTGCGGCGCGACCCTATGCCCACAAGATGCGCGGCGTCCTGAGTAATCTGAGTCAGCGCGTCAATCGGTCGGCGCACCCGTTGTTGCAAAAGCGGGAAGGCAAAAAAGTCGAAGTCCTCGTGGTGACCAGCGACCGCGGGCTCTGCGGCGGCTTCAACGGCAATATCATCCGCAAGAGCGCCGAATTTGTGCGCCAATGTGAATCGCGCGGCTTGCAGGTCACGCTGAGCATCGTCGGGCGTAAAGGTCGGGACTACTTCCGCCGCCGGACCTGGCCAATCCGACAAGAATGGACCGGAGTCTTTGACAAGCTCAGCTTCGAACATGCCATCGATATCGGTGGGGATCTGACCGACAATTTCGTCAAAGGTACGTTTGACGAGCTGTACGTGGTCTACAACGAGTTCAAGTCGGCGATCCAACAGCGGGTGATCGTGGAGAAGCTGTTCCCGATCGATGCAGCCGCCGAGTTCGGGGCCGAGCCGACTGTGGGAGAATCCTCTCTTGGCGGCAGCTACCTCTACGAGCCAGACGAGGCCGAGTTGCTCAACGTATTGGTGCCGAAGCATTTCCAAGTACAGGCCTTCCGGATTCTGTTGGAATCCGCAGCGGCCGAGCATGGAGCGCGGATGGCCGCCATGGACGGAGCCACGCGGAACGCAGGCCAGCTGATCAAGAAAGTGACGCTCTATTACAACAAGACGCGTCAGGCCGCCATCACCAAGGAACTGATGGACATCGTGGGCGGCGCGGAAGCATTGAAATAGTTACGAGTTATGAATTCTGAGTGTTGAGCGCGCGGAACCACGGGCGCCCCACCTCAAGACTCACAACTGGCGACAGGACAGAAGGAGCCTTATGAGCACAGGCAAAGTCATCCAGGTTATCGGACCGGTCGTGGACGTGGAGTTTGCTCCCGGCCAACTGCCGAACATCTACAATGCGCTGACCGTGACGCAGGCAGAGGACAAGGCCGCAGGCCGTCCCGCTGTCCGCATTACGCTCGAGGTCGCCCAGCACTTGGGTGAAAACCGCGTCCGCAGCATCGCCATGTCTTCGACGGACGGCTTGACGCGCGGAATGGATGTCGAAGACACCGGCGCCGCGATCTCCGTGCCGGTCGGCCGCGAGACCCTCGGACGACTGATCAACGTGCTTGGCGAACCCGTCGACGAGAAGGGCCCCATCCAGTCGAAGAAAAAGTACCCCATCCACCGACCGGCTCCTCGATTGGAAGATCAGGAGACCAAGACCGAGGTGTTGGAAACGGGCATCAAGGTCGTCGACCTCCTGGAGCCCTACAGCAAAGGTGGAAAAGTCGGTCTCTTCGGAGGTGCCGGCGTCGGCAAGACCGTCATCATCATGGAATTGATCAACAACATCGCCCTGCACCACGGCGGATTTTCGGTGTTCGCCGGGGTCGGCGAACGGACGCGTGAGGGCAACGACCTCTGGCACGAAATGCAGGAGTCGAAAGTCATCGACCCCGATGATTTCAGCAAGTCCAAGGCCGCGCTCGTGTATGGCCAGATGAACGAGCCGCCGGGCGCCCGTCTCCGCGTCGCATTGACCGGTCTGTCCGTCGCCGAGTATTTCCGCGATGAAGAAAACCAGGACGTGCTGCTGTTCGTCGACAACATTTTCCGGTTTACGCAGGCCGGTTCCGAAGTGTCCGCGTTGCTTGGCCGTATGCCTTCGGCTGTAGGTTATCAGCCGAACCTGTCTACGGAGATGGGAGCGCTTCAGGAGCGTATTACCTCGACGAAGAAGGGGTCCATCACGTCGGTACAGGCCATTTATGTGCCGGCCGACGACTTGACCGACCCTGCTCCGGCAACCGCGTTTGCGCACTTGGATGCGACCACGGTCTTGTCACGGCAATTGGCCGAATTGGGTATTTATCCGGCGGTCGATCCCTTGGACTCGACCTCTCGAATTCTCGATCCCCAGGTCATCGGTGAGGAACACTACAAGGTCGCGCGCGGCGTCCAATCCGTGCTGCAGCGCTATAAGGATTTGCAGGATATCATCGCCATTCTCGGTATGGACGAATTGTCCGAAGACGACAAGATGGTGGTGGCCCGCGCGCGCAAGATTCAACGGTTCCTTTCTCAGCCTTTCCACGTCGCTGAAGCATTCACCGGTGCGCCGGGTAAGTACGTGAAGCTCAAGGATACCGTCCGCAGCTTCAAGGACATCCTCGAGGGCAAGTACGACCATCTGCCGGAGCAGGCGTTCTACATGGTCGGCCCGATCGAAGAAGCGGTGGCGAAGGCCGAAAAGATGGGAGTCAAGGTCTAGAAGGCAACTGCTCTTGTGCGAGTGGACCGCGCGCGGTAGGTGCCCGGTCGATGCCTGCCCATCAGGGCATTCCGGACCTTTCGATGCGAGGATAGGAAAAGGAAATGGCGGGAAAGATTCTATTAGAGGTGGTGACACCGGAGCGACTGCTCCTCAGCCAAGAGGTTGAGGAAGTGATCGCGCCTGGCAGCGAAGGCGAATTCGGTGTGCTACCCGGACACTGTCACTTCCTTTCGACTTTACGTATCGGTGAGCTGCGCTATAAGACACAAGAGACCTGGCACTATATGTCGGTGCTCTGGGGATACGCGGAAGTGACGCCGTCGAAGGTCACCGTCATGGCCGAAATTGCCGAAAAGGCTGAGGACATCGACGTCGACCGGGCGCAGCAGGCAGTCGAGAAAGCTGAACAGCGTCTTCAGGCCGGTGGTCTGCCTTCAGAGGTCAAGGAAGCACAGATCAGTTTGGAGAAGGCACGGCTCCGTAAGAAGATTGCCGAACGTGCGCGCAAAGCCGGCCACGCCTAGCCGGATCCTCAGCCTGTTCCTTGACCTCAATCGGTGGCTCCGTCTGCCATGCCCACCTCCAAGCCGCTCAGGCTTCCCTTTTCCGATTTAAGACAGCCTCCCCGTGCCTCTATATCAACCCTGGCGGTGCGAACCGTCTTGGCTCTCTCTTGGGTTATTCTGTCGCTCCTCGGCTGCGCAGGCCCCGTCATTCAGGGCAGGATCATCGAGCAGGGCCCTCATGACATTATTCGTCTGGATCGGGAGCAATCTGACTCCCAGTCCGGCGCTCGCTTCGACCATCCGAGTCTCTGGACCCCCGAGGATATGAGTGCCATCCTCGCGCGACTTCTGCTTGAGGATCGTGTGGGGTTCATGGATAGCCCGAAGCCGCCACGGCCAGTCTTTTCCCCCGAAGATATCCGGCGTCTGTCGCCCCTCTTCAGTGCGGCCCTCTCACAGGCTACGCCGTCGGAATGGGTTTCCTTTGTTATCAAGGAGGAGCCGGCCGGCGGACAAATCATGCTCACGTCGGGGGGCCTGTTCCTCACCGGCGGCCGCCTGCACATCGTCCTTGCCAACCATCGAGCGGCCACTTCTGTAGCCTCTGAATCTCTGGCGAAGGTCGAAGCCCATCCCTTCTACGCCCTGCGGGGACCAGGGGGAGCGCTGGGATTTGAATCGACACGCTTCATCCTTGGCCGAGAGTCGAACTGGTCGGCAGGTCATCGAGCCTCTGCGAGCGAATTGATCCTCGACCATCGGGGGTTTCTCGCGCTGCTTCGTCAGCCGGGAATGCTCCCAAGGGATCCGCTAAGCCACGTATCATCAGGAGAAAAGACCGAGACCGGAGGCGAGGGTTCGGCGCGGGATACCGCCGCAAGCGCTTCGGGCCAAGAGGCAGGCATTGCCGAACTCAGGCAGGAACTTCAGCAATTGAGGCAACGCGTGGTTGAGCAGGACAGAGAGATTCAGCGACTAAAGGGGCTGGTGCCCAGCAGTCCATCTGGGATAAAGCCCTGACGGGGGACGGGTAAGGCGTCTTCCCGGCGGGGGCGCCTATCTGTGCGCTACAACGAGAATCCTGAGATATGTTGGTCGAGATGACCTCGCTGAAACAGGAAATACGGGAATCGGCCGAAGGTCAGATGACAGCCGACCAGGTAGCGATCATGAGTCGTCCAGAGCGGCAGCTTTTTCGCCCAACGAATTTCAAATAGGGTGACCGCATGCCGGCGGGTCAATGCGGGATTGTGAAGCTCCAGCAGCTGGCGAATCTGCGGCTTCTGGTCTAACAGTAGCAAGATCCCTTCTGCGCTGACATTGAGCGAGAACGCCTGACCGTGGGACACCGCAGTGTCTGCCCCCTGGCGGTCGATCAATTCGTAGGCACAAGGCCCCCGCACGGCAAATCGCTCATCGATCCGACGCTCATCGGTTTCCGAAGGCATGGACCGATCGTCCGAGGCATGGCCAAAGGAGGGAGCTTCAGGGAAGGAGTGTGCCATGATGTGCCCCTTGAGCTGACTGAGGATTCTGTGGATAAAATCGGCGGACATGATTTCGCTCCATGGAGATCGATTTGTGTCATGCGAGAGGCACTAAGAAAAAGCAATTCGGATGCCTGTAGGATTTCGGAGCGGTCTCTCTCTAAGAGTTTGATTTTTAGTGTGGGAGATTTTATCGATTCGCATCGACTCGCGCAGTTGTGCAGAGCTGTTGTGTGAAATAGGCAGCACATATCACATAAATGGACAACGGGGTTCGCTGCATGATTTCAGTGATGGAGGGAAGTCAGAAATTGTGCACATGTTGATGACTTGTGGACGAACTGTGTGTGTGATGTGTATGTCTGTCGTGCGGAGCACGACAGAGTGTTTTGGGCCGCACCATGTGGCAGCCGAGTGTCGGTAGTACCACAATATCTGGTCCGTAATATTTCGAATATGACGGGAACTACGCCGGAAGAACTCATTGTAACGGGAGGAGAGAACTCGAAGCGGCTGGACGTGTTCTTGGCGAACCGAGATGCGACGTTTTCTCGGACCGCCCTCCAACGCTTGATTGAGGACGGGCACGTTCTCATCAATGGGCTGCAGGTGAAGCCCAGTTACAAAATCCGACCGGGGGACCGCATTACCCTCGATGTGCCGAGACCACAACCGTTGGACCTGCGACCGGAGGCTATCGACTTTGAGCCGCTCTACGAGGACGCGGACCTGTTGGTCCTGAACAAACCGGCCGGTTTGGTGGTGCATCCGGCGCCGGGCAACTGGACCGGGACCCTAGTCAACGCGCTGCTCCACCACTTTTCGCAATCAGGTGAAACGGCCTCGAGCGTGGGAGGAAAGGAACGACCGGGCCTCGTGCATCGATTGGATAAGGAAACGTCCGGCATCATGGTGATTGCCAAGACGGACCAGGCTCATCGTGCACTGGCCGTTCAATTCAAGCAGCACACGATTGCCCGCGTGTATGAAGCGTTGGTGTGGGGAGTACCGAAGCAAGGACAGGGCCTTATCGACCTCGCCATCGGACGGGATTCAAAAGAACGAAAGAAGTTTTCGGCACGGACGGCCAAGCCGAAGGCCTCGGTGACGGAGTATCATATCGAGCGGCGCTATGGAAAGGCGGCGGCTCATGTTCGTCTGTTACCAAGAACGGGGCGTACGCACCAGTTGCGGGTCCACCTGACGTCCTTGGGGCATCCGATCCTCGGAGACCGGACCTACGGTGGACAAAAGGTTATGGCCATTGGAGACGGGACGGTGCCGCGAGTCATGCTCCACGCGAGGACCCTGGGTTTCGTGCATCCGACGACGGGCGAACCCCACCGATTTGACGTGCCGTGTCCGGAGGATATGCAACGGGTGCAGCGAGAGTTGGAGCGCCTCACCGAATTGGGCCAGACGAAACGGTCTGTGAGCGGCAAGGCCTCTGGAGCGGAACGGTTCACTGAAGGCGGAAAAGGATAGATCATGGAGACAAGCGCGGTTCTGGATGCATTGGGCGGGCTGATTTCGGCACTCAAGCAGTATGCGGCCAAGTTGCCGCCCGTCGTCCACCTGGCGGCCGTCCCCACCGGCATTAAGCCCAAGCCCGAGGCTGTGGAAGTCTTCGAGCAGACGTTGTCGAGATTCCGGGAACTGAGCGGGCGGACGGTCTTCAAGAAGCTGCAAGACCTGTTGATCGAATCGCTGGAAGCGTTCGAAGTCGGCAATCTCCTGGGGTCGGTTCAGCCCTTGCTTGCCGTGCTCGACCAGGTCGATCGAATGCAGCGGGATAAGGAAATCAAGGTCACTGCGGTCGATGAAATGCGAATTGGAGAATACCGCACCGCTTTGCACAAGATCCTGCCCGGTAGCCAGCCCGAGCTAGAGGGCGCAGGGCGGGGCATGTAGGCCAGAGCCGTGACTGCCGAATGACGGCGGCTCATCAGTCAGCCACAGTACCGATCCGCGTCAATGTCCCATCTTCGGTCCCGCGGCATTGGCGCCGCGAGAAACCAGACGGAATCGAACGGTCGAGCCGCAGTGAGGACACTTGGCTCGGACGGTCTCTTCATCGATGAAATCGTAATGCTCTTCCTTAAGCCACATCAATTGAAAGCATTTTGGACAGCTTCGGACTTGCGTTCCCATTACCTTCCCCTTACACTACGGTTGGCCACGGACCCTCACGGAGGGGTTAATTTAGTATAAGATGGCTCCTGCTCTCAAGACCGCTCATCGCCCCATTGCCTTTTCCGATCGGACCGATTTTGACATCGCCCAACTGATCCAACTCTATCGCCAGGCTCCCTGGGCCAAGGACCGCGCGGCCGAGCAGGCACGGGAGATGCTCGAGAAGACTGATGTGGTCATTTCTGCCTGGGACGGGGACCGGCTCGTGGGATTTGGGCGCGTCCTGACCGACTACGTCTACCGGGCCTCAATCTGGGACGTGATCGTCGACAAGAATTACCAGGGACGCAAGATCGGGACGGAGATCGTTCAACGTATCCTCAACCATCCGCAACTCGAGAAGGTCGAATTGTTCTGGCTCTGCACGAGGATGCCGGGCTTCTATCAGCGCTTGGGTTTCAGTGCCAAGGAACAGACCGGCATGGTCTGGTCACGGAAACAATCGGGCCGCACCGAATAATTCGCCCGTCCTGCCCACTCCCCCGAGCGTTCTCAACTTCTTCACATCACCGCGTCCGCATTCCGTGCTGTCGAGTGCGGAAGAGGAAGGAATCTAGCCCTGTTGGATCCGGTGGAGGCGTTTGGAGGAAAAGAGAATCGACAGGAAGAAAAGCGTCGTCGCCAGCAACACGATCGAAGGGCCGGAGGGCAGATCGAACGCGTAGGAACACAACACGCCGCCGACGGCGCAGGCGATTCCGATCAAGACGGAGTAGATGGTCATCTGCGTGAGGCTGTGGGTGAGCTGGTAGGCCGTGGAGGCCGGGATCAATATCATGGCGAACACCAGGATGGCGCCTACTGTCTTGAGCGAGATCACCACCGTCAGCGCAACAAGCGAGAGCAGCAGGTAGAAAATCTGTCTGGCCGGGATACCCGAGGCTGCGGCCATTTCCTGGTCGAAGGCGATGAAGTAGAGTTCCTTCGAAAACAGCACGATCACGCCCAAGACTACGACGCTCAACCCGCCGATCACGAGCAGTTCTTCCGGCGTCACCGACAGCACGCTTCCGAACAGGTAGCCGTACACCTCGGGGTTGTAAGTCTTCATCAATCCGAGAAATAGAATTCCAAGGGC
This region of Nitrospiraceae bacterium genomic DNA includes:
- the atpH gene encoding ATP synthase F1 subunit delta, which produces MIKIAVARRYAKALFDLLDRQNIEPARLALHGLGDAYSGSAELRHAIASPAFPEESKLSILTAMAERLGCPPVGKTFLDQLVKKNRVGFLPEIADAFSKLVDESKGTEQVVVSSASALPASEQERIKARLRDMLKREVDVTFQSESSHVAGLHIRLGSTVVDSTVRGRLTAMQQLLTKE
- the atpA gene encoding F0F1 ATP synthase subunit alpha, which gives rise to MQIKAEEISSIIKEKIKGFDKQVDVSQTGSVIQVGDGIAKIYGLDGAMAGEMLEFPGGLYGIALNLEEDNVGAVLMGDDVGIKEGDPVKRTGRIAEIPVGEALVGRVVNAIGQPIDGKGPITSPHSSRIEVVAPGVNTRQSVREPLQTGIKAIDAMIPIGRGQRELIIGDRQTGKTAIAIDTIINQKGLGVFCIYVAIGQKRSTVARVVKTLEENHAMEYSMVVSATASDAAPMQFLAPFAGAAIGEYFRDNGKHALIVYDDLSKHAVAYRQLSLLLRRPPGREAYPGDVFYLHSRLLERAAKLSDKLGGGSLTALPIIETQAGDVSAYIPTNVISITDGQIYLGSDLFYSGIRPAINVGLSVSRVGGSAQIKTMKQVAGTLRLDLAQYREMAAFAQFGSELDKATQMQLARGVRMVELLKQGQYKPMPVADQVLSIYAGVNGFLDDVPVDKVQQFESDFLHYIAQNHQDVRKEITTIGKIDDKVGGKLKDILKTFKQKMGYGAK
- the atpG gene encoding ATP synthase F1 subunit gamma; its protein translation is MPSLQSLRRKISAFKNTQKITKAMKMVAAAKLKRSQDRILAARPYAHKMRGVLSNLSQRVNRSAHPLLQKREGKKVEVLVVTSDRGLCGGFNGNIIRKSAEFVRQCESRGLQVTLSIVGRKGRDYFRRRTWPIRQEWTGVFDKLSFEHAIDIGGDLTDNFVKGTFDELYVVYNEFKSAIQQRVIVEKLFPIDAAAEFGAEPTVGESSLGGSYLYEPDEAELLNVLVPKHFQVQAFRILLESAAAEHGARMAAMDGATRNAGQLIKKVTLYYNKTRQAAITKELMDIVGGAEALK
- the atpD gene encoding F0F1 ATP synthase subunit beta encodes the protein MSTGKVIQVIGPVVDVEFAPGQLPNIYNALTVTQAEDKAAGRPAVRITLEVAQHLGENRVRSIAMSSTDGLTRGMDVEDTGAAISVPVGRETLGRLINVLGEPVDEKGPIQSKKKYPIHRPAPRLEDQETKTEVLETGIKVVDLLEPYSKGGKVGLFGGAGVGKTVIIMELINNIALHHGGFSVFAGVGERTREGNDLWHEMQESKVIDPDDFSKSKAALVYGQMNEPPGARLRVALTGLSVAEYFRDEENQDVLLFVDNIFRFTQAGSEVSALLGRMPSAVGYQPNLSTEMGALQERITSTKKGSITSVQAIYVPADDLTDPAPATAFAHLDATTVLSRQLAELGIYPAVDPLDSTSRILDPQVIGEEHYKVARGVQSVLQRYKDLQDIIAILGMDELSEDDKMVVARARKIQRFLSQPFHVAEAFTGAPGKYVKLKDTVRSFKDILEGKYDHLPEQAFYMVGPIEEAVAKAEKMGVKV
- a CDS encoding F0F1 ATP synthase subunit epsilon, whose protein sequence is MAGKILLEVVTPERLLLSQEVEEVIAPGSEGEFGVLPGHCHFLSTLRIGELRYKTQETWHYMSVLWGYAEVTPSKVTVMAEIAEKAEDIDVDRAQQAVEKAEQRLQAGGLPSEVKEAQISLEKARLRKKIAERARKAGHA
- a CDS encoding RluA family pseudouridine synthase; amino-acid sequence: MTGTTPEELIVTGGENSKRLDVFLANRDATFSRTALQRLIEDGHVLINGLQVKPSYKIRPGDRITLDVPRPQPLDLRPEAIDFEPLYEDADLLVLNKPAGLVVHPAPGNWTGTLVNALLHHFSQSGETASSVGGKERPGLVHRLDKETSGIMVIAKTDQAHRALAVQFKQHTIARVYEALVWGVPKQGQGLIDLAIGRDSKERKKFSARTAKPKASVTEYHIERRYGKAAAHVRLLPRTGRTHQLRVHLTSLGHPILGDRTYGGQKVMAIGDGTVPRVMLHARTLGFVHPTTGEPHRFDVPCPEDMQRVQRELERLTELGQTKRSVSGKASGAERFTEGGKG
- a CDS encoding GNAT family N-acetyltransferase translates to MAPALKTAHRPIAFSDRTDFDIAQLIQLYRQAPWAKDRAAEQAREMLEKTDVVISAWDGDRLVGFGRVLTDYVYRASIWDVIVDKNYQGRKIGTEIVQRILNHPQLEKVELFWLCTRMPGFYQRLGFSAKEQTGMVWSRKQSGRTE
- a CDS encoding metal ABC transporter permease; translation: MIELLSYDFMQRSLLAAALVGSACSLIGVFVVLRGLAFVGAGTAHAAFAGVTLAYLLEVPPISLAIVFGLATVWISGWVEEKGRMKLDVSVGILYTATMALGILFLGLMKTYNPEVYGYLFGSVLSVTPEELLVIGGLSVVVLGVIVLFSKELYFIAFDQEMAAASGIPARQIFYLLLSLVALTVVISLKTVGAILVFAMILIPASTAYQLTHSLTQMTIYSVLIGIACAVGGVLCSYAFDLPSGPSIVLLATTLFFLSILFSSKRLHRIQQG